Proteins from a single region of Pongo pygmaeus isolate AG05252 chromosome 3, NHGRI_mPonPyg2-v2.0_pri, whole genome shotgun sequence:
- the LOC129035073 gene encoding growth-regulated alpha protein, translating to MACAALSAAPSNPRLLRVALLLLLLVAAGRRAAGASVATELRCQCLQTLQGIHPKNIQSVNVKSPGPHCAQTEVIATLKNGQKACLNPTSPIVKKIIEKMLNSDKSN from the exons ATGGCCTGCGCCGCGCTCTCCGCCGCCCCCAGCAATCCCCGGCTCCTGCGGGTGGCGCTGCTGCTTCTGCTCCTGGTAGCCGCCGGACGGCGCGCAGCAG GAGCGTCCGTGGCCACTGAACTGCGCTGCCAGTGCTTGCAGACCCTGCAGGGAATTCACCCCAAGAACATCCAAAGTGTGAACGTGAAGTCCCCCGGACCCCACTGCGCCCAAACCGAAGTCAT AGCCACACTCAAGAATGGACAGAAAGCTTGCCTCAATCCCACATCCCCCATAGTTAAGAAAATCATCGAAAAGATGCTGAACAG TGACAAATCCAACTGa